Genomic segment of Gloeocapsa sp. PCC 7428:
ATATACAGAGTACAAATCCTTGAAAGCTGCTGGAAACAAGAATGCTACTCACAAGATCGCTTTAAGTAGAGAACTCACCTCTATTAAAGTGATTTTCGCTTAAGTAATAGTATTTGTAGATTTAAACTAACACGTCAGACGCTCAATGCATTAATCTTTAACTAATCATTAATTTAGTCTCAAGCTAGTCAAAGATTCCTTAAACTCATCTTAATCTAGTCTTCAATGATGACACTATAAAGATTCATAGTAAAGACAATGCGTTGTCATGATGATGGGCAACGCGATCATCAGGATGAGGAATTGCTAATGGTGACTAAGGTTAAGAAAGATATCGAGCAGCAGAAGCCACTAGGAAGATATCTGATTGAAGCTGGTTTTATCAGTTCTGAGCAACTAAAAGCAGCACTTGCGGCTCAACGGTCAGAAAAAAAACGTCTAGGGGAAATTTTAGTTAAAAAGGGTTGGATTAGACAACAAACGCTTGATTACTTAATCGAAAAAGTTGTTTTACCCGAACGTAGTTCGCAGAAAAATCTGCGTCTAGTTCAAAAAGATTATCAACGTCATTTGGAATCTGTAGATGCTAAGCAACTGGTACACATACCACGTCAAAAATTAGAAATTCCTGTTTCTCCTTACAAAACTACTCGGTTACTATTTTATATAGCAGTTGCCCTGCTAGGTGCTCACTTAGTGGGGCAATTTACTGAACACTTTTTACCTGATTACGTTTCCAGAGATTTTATTGCGGAACAGCTTAACTTAGATCGAGAGCTTAATATTCCAACAATTTACGCAATGGGTTTGTTACTCATAAGTTCAATATTACTTGCAATTATTGCTTACGCGAAGCACGTAAGAGGCGATCGCCAAGTGCGTCACTGGGTTGCACTATCGATTATTTTTCTTTGTCTTGCTATAGATGAGATTACAAGTCTTCATGAGCGAATGACTGATCCTTTGCGTTCCATGTTCAATGCTAGTGGTTTACTGCATTATGCTTGGATAGTTCCTGGTATTGTATTTGTTTTAGTGTGTTTACTTGCATTTGCAAAGTTTCTTAAAAATCTCCCAAGCAAGACTCGTCAACTCATTCTGTTAGCCGGTGTAATTTTTGTAAGTGGTGCAATTGGTATCGAAGCGATTGGTGGATACTATGCACAAGTTTACGGCGAACAAAACATGGGTTATGCGTTGATAGCAGGTATTGAAGAATTTTTCGAGATGCTAGGTGTCATTATTTTTATCTATGCACTTCTATCACATCTAGTAGATGCAATGAAAGGCTTAAGTGTGCGGTTTGAAATTGTCGCGCACCGCCCATCAAACACACAATTCATTCATCCTAGAGTCTAAATCAAAACAAGATTATCACGATGAACGACAGTTTCTGCACCTTCGTAGCCCAAAATTGCCGAGATTTCTTTAGAATGTCGCCCACGGATACGCTTGAGTTCGTTGCTACTATAGTTAACAATTCCTCTAGCGATTTCATTACCATGCTGATCGCATAACTGCACCGCTTCCTGGCTGTCAAATTCTCCCTCAACTGTGCTAATTCCTGCGGCTAATAAAGACTTACCACCTTGACTGATTGCGGTAATCGCACCAGAATCGAGGTAAAGCTTACCAGCAGGAATTAAACCATAAGCAATCCAGCGCTTTCGTGCATTTGTGGGCTGCGGTTGTGGTTCAAACTGCGTTCCCAGTGGTTCGCCTTGCAAGATGCGAGTAATATTGTAAGGAGATCGTCCTTCAGTAATTGCCGTACGAACACCCGCTGCTGTCGCAATTCTTGCGGCTGTGACTTTCGTAACCATACCACCGGTTCCCCATTGCGAACCGCGATCGCTGACTTGTAAATGAGTTAACTGTGCAATATTCTCAACAAGCATTATCGGTTTAGCATCAGGCACAAAACGCGGATCAGCAGAATATAACCGGTCTACATCTGTCAGTAAAAATAACCAATCGGCTTCAATTAAGCTTGCCACTAAAGCAGACAGCGTATCATTGTCACCAAACTTTAATTCTTCTACAGCAACCGTATCGTTTTCGTTAACTACCGGAATAACGCCTAGTCCAAGTAGCTCTTGAAAAGTGTTATAAGCATTGAGGTAGCGGCTGCGTTCCATCAAGTCACTACGAGTCAACAAAACTTGCGCGATCGGTTGTTGTAGCGTTGTGAATAAATCATCATACACGCGCATCAACCGTCCTTGACCGACTGCGGCGACGGCTTGTTTAAGCGCGATCGCTTTTGGGCGTTCGACTAAACCTAATCGCGCACAACCTACCCCTACAGCCCCAGAAGACACTAATACGACTTTGTGACCTTGCCGTCGCAGTTGGGTTAAAACTTCTGCCAACATCGCAATGGTAGAAAGCGCCAGTTGACCTGTTTCAGGTTGTGTCAGACTTGAGGTGCCAATTTTGACGACAAGGGTTTGAGGCATTATGAGAAGCGCGATTGTTCTAAATCTCAATTGTAAAGTGCCAGCTTCACGATTGGTAAAAACGAAGGCTCTATTAAGTTATGAAGAAACAGGCAGATAGCAGAGAAAGCTAATTTCATTAATAAATATCAAATTTAGCAGATGAGCGCTGAAGATATTTATCGTTTAGGTTGTTTATCAATGATTTTAAGGTCTTCAAACCATGAGGGTAGCGCAAGGAATTATTTTCTAGAACCTAAAAGCCTTTTTTCTGCCTTTTGACCTTTACCTCCTGCTTTCTTGATCTATAATGCCAGCAAGTTTTCTCAAGATTTCGGCTTTTTAAGCTATTCTAATTGTCTAATTTTTGTTTTTTTGCTGGCAGTGATATTCCCATCACCTGCGATAATACGACTTCAAAGTTGCGGATGGGATAAGAACGAACCGCTTCGCCAGGAGTCACAAATGGTTCTACCAAAATCGTAAACATCCCCAAACGATTTCCTGCCAATACGTCGGTAAACAGGCGATCGCCTACCATCGCGACTTGTTCAACGGGTAGCTCCATTGCCGCCAGCGCCTGCCTTAATTTGCGGCGAGAAGGCTTAACTGCGCCACAAATGTAAGGTAAGTTCAAGGAACGAGCAATACCGCCAATACGTGTATCACTGAGGTTATTACTCACCAACCACATTTCCGCGACTGTTCGGGTATGGGCTACCCACTGCTGCAACTCTGGCGATGCTTCAGCAGCTTTGATTGGTACAAGCGTTTCATCTACGTCTAACACTAGCCCTTTGATTTGATACTGCCGCAGAACATCAGGTGTTAGCTGAAGAATAGAACCTTCAAGAATGAGATCTGGCTGCAATAGTTCGTTCCAATCCATGTTCTGCTCAAAGTGACGGTAGAGGAATCAAGTATACTTTCTCGATAAAATAATCAGCCACAGTAAGTAAAGTATCTTTTTTAGCTAGATCCACCCCTGGTGTGCTGTAATTTTTAACTTAGCTTATTGTCTTTTTAACTGCTGTTGTCTGCGAATTGCAGCTTGTGCTGCCTCGTGTTCGGATAAAGTCCGACTAAAGACGTGCGTACCATCGTACCGAGCAACAAAGTAAAGATAAGGAGTATCTTCAGGGTTGAGTGTTGCTTGAAGACTTGCAATTCCAGGGCTAGCGATTGGTGTTGGTGGTAATCCAGGATTAATGTATGTATTGTAAGGAGAAGGTGTATTCACCTGAGCGAGCGTCAAGGGCTGATCGGCAGTTTGACGAATACCCAAGCCATACTCCACAGTAGGATCAGCGCCTAAAGGTAATCCTTCCTCTAACCGACGTACAAATACTCCGGCGATTGTTTGGCGTTCGTTTGCTACGACGGCTTCTTTTTCAACTATACTTGCAAGCGTTACCCATTCACGAAGGTCAAGTTGTGTTTGATTGCGTTGTTGTTCATACAAAGGTAGTGCTAATTGTTCAAAGCGCTGCAACATTTGATTAACCACAGCTTGCGCTGTAATTTGGTCGCCGTTTAACTTATAGGTATCTGGATACAAAAAGCCTTCGAGGTGGGGTAAATCCGCAGGTAGCCAAGGGTATTTACTGCGGTCAACCGTACTCGCTGCGGCGATAAACTCTGTGGCAGGAAAGAATCCTTGCGCTTCAAAGTACGTTGCCATTTGCTGTATCGACCAGCCTTCGGGAATTGTAAAGCTCAACTCGATCACTTTGCCCTGCCAAATTTGCCTAGCGATCGCTTCAAGCGACTGTGTTCGTGACAACGCATAAGTTCCTGCTTTAAACTCGCCGTCTGGATCTTGCCACTTCAACCAGCGCGCCCATAAGTCCCATGCTCTTGCAGAGCGGATCAGCCCTGCGGCTTCTAAATCGCGCCCAATTTGCTGCGTTGCTGTACCTTGAGGAATTTGAAACTTGACAATTTGAGCTTCAGGAATTTCTGGTACAGCGGATGCTTCCATTAATTGCGGTGGCGAACTTATGGAATTCCACCAGTTTTTACCTGCCAAAATACCTAATCCTAATGCCAGCGGCAGACCTAAAATGAGCGACCACTTAAATACTTTTTGCACCACTTTTCTTGCTAATTGAACTTTAGCTTTCAATAGCCTGGGATCTAGCAGAAGATGCAATACCGTTGATGCCCACGCTTATTTTTTTACTATTCCATTTCATCGAATAGCTGTTCTTCTAACTGTGGTTGGACTTTGCGAAACTCCTCAGGAGAAAGTAGCTCTGGTTTTCCGCTACCATTTGCTCTTGCGAAAAATAATAGTGGATCTAAGGGAGTGTATACCGCGTATTCTTGCTCTTCGTGGTAGAAACTTGCTAATAACTGTAATTGTTCGGGTTCTAGCTCGGTGCCGTCTTCCTCAATTTCCAGCGTAAATAATTCAGTTTCTTCAACAGGTGGTAATTCACCCGCAACAGTCAAAGCAAACGCGGTGTGCTTTAAGACTAAATTCTGCTCAGCGAGGACAGCTTCGGCTGTGCCGAAAATTCTGTCGATAGTTTCTTCGTCTTCGACAGGAACAGCTTCTTCTTCCTCGCCGTCACCTTGCCAAGCGAAAATTTCTACCGCAGAGTCTACGGGAAGTAGCAATAGATACTCTTGATTGTCTACGTAAAGCGATCGCTCTACATAACAAGTTAGTTCGCGTCCTGCTTCATCCGTCAGCGTGACGGAGCTAGCATGGGATTGCTCATTATCTTCAGAAAATTCAGATGGAAACATAGCCGATAGTAAGAACCGTCAACTTATCTGACAAGGACGTCGGTAATTTACTTACCTACACTAGAAAACTACCTATGGATGAACTCTTTTAGGCAGTGTTGGTTAGCTTTCAGAATATCACGCTGGTGTGACTAACCTCCTAATATTACAGGCTTTTTGCTAATCAGCAGCAAATCAATTTAAAAATGTGATTTGTATCAAGTTTGGTCATGCTAAACCCCTACCTACGTACGGCGTTCATCTAACCATTGCTGCAAAATCAAAGCTGCTGCTTTACGGTCAATAAGTCCTTTGTTGCGCGACGGCGAAATATTTTGTGCTTGTAGTAATTGTTCGGCTTGAAATGAAGTCAATCGCTCATCGATATATTCCAACGGCAATTGCAAAGCCTGAGCATATCTACTCGCTAATTTTTGTATTTCTTGTGCTTGTTTACCTAAAGAACCATCCATTGAATAAGGTAAACCAACAACTAATACTTGAACACGACGCTCTTGAACAAGCGACTTGAGTTGTGCCAAGTCCAAATCAAAAGATTTGCGCTCGATGGTTGTTAGTCCTGAAGCAATTAAACCTGTGCCATCGCATCCGGCGACACCAATTCGTTTACGACCGATATCTAATCCTAGCGCGGAAATAAAGCGTCGTCTGCTTATGTTTTCCATCGCACTATCCACAGTTTGACGGTTGCTAGTGACATGTAAATGACTAGCTTCTGACATTATTTACTTTTCTACCTCGTCGTCTAGCTGATGTTGCAACGAATCTTCTTCGTGACTACTTGTTGCGTGCGTTGCATCTGACACATTAAACTGATTGGCAAAATGCGCTTGTGAATTCATTTTGAGCTTTAATGGAGTGTCTGGCAGCCAAGACATACCACCAGGTACAGGTTTCCGCGCTGGCTGTAAGCCTTGGAGGACTTCAGGCCATTGTAGACCTTCTAAAGATGCGAATTTAGACTCACGAATTTTGTGCCAGACAGAGCGTGACATCATTAATGTATGTTCTACACGCTTGGCTCCAATTTGCTCTAGATATTCTTCGCGTTCTGGTTGGTAATCTGCCGAAGCGAGTTGTAAAGACTGAGGTGGTAAGTCTTGAACAATACGCGCTAGTTGAGATAATAATTCTGGATACAGCCAAGTATACGCAGGATGTACTGTTAAAGTCGCAACGTGCGGCTTTTCATTCTTGCGGCACATCCGTAACTGAAAATAACCAATTGCTGCTTTGCGTTGCGGTTCAAATACATAACCGCTCACAACCTCAGTTTTACTCCGCCATTGCCTTAGCCCTTCAATTAGTGCGCCGAGAAGACTTGTTTTAAAGTCGTGAATCTCGCGGTCAAACACTTGACGGACTAAAGGTGGCATCGATGCGGTATCTAATTGATAGAGCAACTGGGCGTCTGCATTGCTAACAGGGAGCAAGTTTGGTAAATCAGGTTCTCTCGCGGCTAATTCTTGTAATAAGCTTGGCTCGATTTCCCAGTATGTCATCTGTGCCAAGGTTTGAAACCCATTTTGACGATAAAGCGCCAAGGTTTCTTTGTCGTTGACATTAACTTCTAGTAGCCACGTGCGAGCTTCACCAATTGCTTCAAAACAGTAGCGCAAAAGCTGCGAACCAATTCCTTGAGTACGGGCTTTCGCATCCACAGCTACTTGCTGAACTTTCCACGTGCTACGCGTACGGTTAAAAGGTGCAACTTGGATCATACCTTGCACCTGGCGGTATTGCTCAGCTACATAGATGCAGAAGCGGTACTGTAGCGGATTAGGAAAAAGGCTTAAACACTTGAGCAGTCCAAACCAACGACGCAGTGGGCTGAAGTGCGATCGCATAGCGTTTTTGGCGGTGCTTGATTGTTCCGCCTCGAAGGATTCAGCACTTAGGCGTTCAATACCCTCCAGATCTCGGTATTGAACGGGTCTTATGACTAGGCTTTGATTTTGAGGAGGCATGGAAGTCATATTAGATCGGGCCGCCATTCAGCCTGAAGTTAAAAGGTGTCGCTGCAATTATCTTAACGGCAAAAGCTCGGCGATCGCTGTTCTGCTTAAGTACGGATTTCTGGCTTTTCCGAATTTAAACGCCGCAAGACCTTACGGAAATTGATTTTCAGCTTTAAATATCTGACAAAATTTTCTCAACATATCTCTAAAATATACCAATATATAAAAGACCTTAGCACTTAGTAGGTGTGTTAAGGTCTGGTATCTTGATTATGAATCTACACAATCGCCCGCTGCGCTTGATGATATAACAGCGGCACGACACTTACGATATTGCCTGGCGAGAAATAAATTTTTCAATCGTTGCTTGTGTTTGATGGAGTAGATGTTCGCGGCTGTCAATTACCTTGGGGTTGAGGTTAGGAACTAAATTCCGAGCTTGTAAAGTCATATGAAGCTGAAGATGTGCTACATACTCGCTGAAATCCTCACGCACTGAATATTGTTTTAGCTCCTTTGATTGCATTGCCACGGTGTTCTCCTTTACTAGTCCTGTGCGGGTTAATCCACATCCGAAATTATCACGTGCGGCTTCACCATTGTCTCATTTTGCAATGAAGTGTAATGCTTAATCCGGCATTTTATTAAAAAATGTTACAGAATCGCGGATAATAGAATCAAGATTAGGAAAGGTAGAGAAAATATAACTCCTAAAGAACTTCTGAATATACGTCTTAGCGCTTAAGCTTTGATCCATCTTTTGGTCAAGGAACATCGGCTACAAATATGCGATCCTTATTACAATAGGGAGTTGCACTTTCAACTTAATGATTTTATTCGGTGGAGATCCGCACGGTGATTTTAGATCTGTGATTCAGGCAGTCAAAACATATTCTCCGCAAGCAGTCGTGTTGCTAGGTGATTTTGACTTAGAGCGATCGCTAGATGAAGAATTAGCTGCCATCCTGAATAAAACCGAAATTTGGTTCATCCACGGTAATCACGACGCGGATCAAGACCGTTGGTACGACAATTTATTTTCATCAAAATTAGCGCACCGTAATTTACACGGTCGCGTTGTTAAGATCGCTGGCGTGCGTATCGCTGGATTGGGCGGCGTGTTTCGCGCGAAAATCTGGCGTCCTCCTGCTGCACCACGATTTCCTAGTCCGAACGACCTGTTGTCGATCTGCGGTAAAGGCGAACGTTGGCGTGGTGGCATTCCGCGTAAACATCATGCGAGTATTTTTTGGCAACACTATGCAGCGCTTTGGCATCAGCAAGCAGATATTTTAGTGACGCATGAAGCACCTTCGTGCCATCGCTACGGTTTTAAAGAACTTGATGACCTGGCTGTATCACTAGGAGTCAAAGCTGTCTTTCACGGTCATCATCACGAACATTACACAAAAGCAATCGGTAACGGCAAGATTATCGTACATGGTGTTGCTAAAGCTGGAATATGCGATCAAGAGGGAAAAGTCCTCATCCCTGGTCAATCAGATGCATACATTAAGCAAAAAGTCAATAGTTAGTTTGCCTTTATGATAGGGCGTTCTACAGCAATTCCTTCACGCAGTCCCACAGCAATTTTACTGTGCTTTTCAATTTGTCCCATTACTTGCTTGGCACGTTGAATCACGACAGTTGGCAATCCGGCTAAGCGTCCGGCTTCAATACCATAGGATTTATCCGCACCCCCTGGCTGGACTTGATGTAAAAAGATAATTTGGTCGGGTAATTCTTTCACAGTGACTTGGTAGTTAGCTACGTTCGTCAAAATTGAAGCAAGTTCGTTTAACTCGTGGTAGTGTGTTGCAAAGATTGTCCGCGCTTGAATTTCAGTTGCTAAATATTCTGCTACCGCCCAAGCAATCGAAAGACCATCAAACGTTGCTGTACCTCTACCAATTTCATCTAACAGCACAAGCGATCGCCGCGTGGCATGATTGAGAATATTTGCAGTTTCGTTCATCTCAACCATGAACGTTGATTGACCTGTTGCTAAGTCGTCTACTGCACCGACGCGCGTAAAGATGCGATCGCAAATTCCTAACCGTGCAGAACTTGCGGGAACAAAACTTCCCACCTGCGCCATTAACTGAATTAATCCTACTTGACGCAAATAACAGCTTTTGCCACTGGCGTTTGGTCCAGTGAGAATAATGAGATCGGGGGATTGATCGTCGCTACTACCCAAAAACGTAGAATTGGGGACAAAAAATCCCGCAGGCAAAGATTGTTCGACGACAGGGTGACGCCCATCGACAATATGAATTTCTCGCCCTTCCACCATTTCTGGACGGCAGTAACCTTGATAAACTGCTACTTCAGCTAAACCACATAGCACATCTGCGGCCGCTACCGCACGCGATATGTTGCGAATCAATTCTGCGTGTTCGGCAACTTCACTGCGTAATTGGGCAAAAACTTCATACTCTAAGCGATTTAAATCGTCTCTAGCGTTGAGAATGCGGCTTTCACGTTCTTTCAACTCAGGAGTAATATAGCGTTCTTCGTTCGTTAAGGTTTGCTTGCGGATGTAATGCTGAGGAACTTGATCGGCTTTACTGCGAGAAATACTGATGTAATAACCAAACGTTTTGTTGTAACCTACTTTTAGTGTGGGAATTTCTGTCTTAAGGCGTTCCTCGACTTCCAAATTCGCGATCCACTGCTGATCCGCTTCTACGGTAGTGCGTCTTTCATCGAGTTGTGAGTGAACACCAGGGCGAATCAAGCCACCTTCCGAAAGGAGAATCGGTGGTGATTCAACAAGATAATTGCGGAGTTTTGCGGCTAATTCTTCTAATACAGCAGGGACTTTTTGCAACGCCCGTAGGTAAGGCGATCTTGCTGTTTCTACAATCCGCGCGATTTCGGGAAGCCTGGCTAACGAATCTGCTAAAGCGACAAGGTCTCTTGCATTTGCACTGCCAGAACCTGCACGACCTGTTAATCTTTCTAAGTCATAAATTTGTCGCAAACAACTGCGTAAATCTTGCCGTAGCGAACTATCTTCGATTAATTCCTCAATTGTGTCTTGTCGGGCGTGAATGCCCTTGATATCAATCAGTGGTTGCAAAAACCAACGACGCAAAGCGCGTCCACCCATTGCGGTACTTGTACGGTCTAATGCCCACAGCAACGAACCATGAAACGTCCCATCGCGTACTGTTTGCGTAATTTCTAAATTGCGCCGACTTTGGTGATCCAGTATCAAGTAATCGCTAATCGTGTATGTGCGTAAAGCTTGTAACGCGATCGGGTTTTCTTTTTGCGTTTCTTCTAGATACTGCAACAACCCACCCGCAGCCCTTACTGCAAGCGGAAGATGTTCGCAACCTAATCCTTCCAGCGATCGCACGCGAAATTTTTGAATTAAGCGTTGTCGCGCTTCTGATTGCGTAAACGCCGTATGCGATCGCAAGGCGTAGCAAAATGCAGGTGGTAAACACGCTGGTAAATGCTCGGAAGTTTCTCCAGGACGTAGTAAACTGCCTAAATCTGGCGCATTTGTCGGAACTAAAACCTCTGAAGGTTGCAACCGCATTAATTCCTGCGTCAGTTGCTCTAAATTACTTTCTTGCGTTGTCAAAAACTCGCCAGTAGAAATATCTGCATACGCTAACCCCCAGTGATTACCCGCAATGACAACTGCTGCTAAAAAGTTATTGCGTCGTGCTTGCAGCATTCCGTCATCTAGAAGTGTTCCTGGAGTGAGTACCCGCGTCACTTCTCGGCGCACTTGACGATGTTGGGCGGCGGCGATTTCTGCATCTTCAACTTGGTCGCAAATTGCGATCGCATACCCCTTTTCAACTAGCATTGCACAATACCGCTCTAATGCATGATGCGGTACTCCTGTCATGGGTACGCGCCCAATTTCCTTTCCTCCCTCTTTACTTGTCAGCACCAGTTCTAATTCTCGCGACACTGTCAGCGCATCGAGAAAGAAGGTTTCAAAAAAGTCTCCGCATCGATAAAGTAGTATAGTATTCGGATATTGCTCTTTCACTTGCACAAAGTGCTGGTACATCGGTGAAAGTTTGGTGATATCCAGTTTCCGATAGTCCGCATTACGCAGCATCGGCTTGCCATCAAGTTCCGTGGAAGTAGATGCAGAGGAGG
This window contains:
- a CDS encoding DUF3727 domain-containing protein encodes the protein MFPSEFSEDNEQSHASSVTLTDEAGRELTCYVERSLYVDNQEYLLLLPVDSAVEIFAWQGDGEEEEAVPVEDEETIDRIFGTAEAVLAEQNLVLKHTAFALTVAGELPPVEETELFTLEIEEDGTELEPEQLQLLASFYHEEQEYAVYTPLDPLLFFARANGSGKPELLSPEEFRKVQPQLEEQLFDEME
- the mltG gene encoding endolytic transglycosylase MltG encodes the protein MQKVFKWSLILGLPLALGLGILAGKNWWNSISSPPQLMEASAVPEIPEAQIVKFQIPQGTATQQIGRDLEAAGLIRSARAWDLWARWLKWQDPDGEFKAGTYALSRTQSLEAIARQIWQGKVIELSFTIPEGWSIQQMATYFEAQGFFPATEFIAAASTVDRSKYPWLPADLPHLEGFLYPDTYKLNGDQITAQAVVNQMLQRFEQLALPLYEQQRNQTQLDLREWVTLASIVEKEAVVANERQTIAGVFVRRLEEGLPLGADPTVEYGLGIRQTADQPLTLAQVNTPSPYNTYINPGLPPTPIASPGIASLQATLNPEDTPYLYFVARYDGTHVFSRTLSEHEAAQAAIRRQQQLKRQ
- a CDS encoding metallophosphoesterase, yielding MILFGGDPHGDFRSVIQAVKTYSPQAVVLLGDFDLERSLDEELAAILNKTEIWFIHGNHDADQDRWYDNLFSSKLAHRNLHGRVVKIAGVRIAGLGGVFRAKIWRPPAAPRFPSPNDLLSICGKGERWRGGIPRKHHASIFWQHYAALWHQQADILVTHEAPSCHRYGFKELDDLAVSLGVKAVFHGHHHEHYTKAIGNGKIIVHGVAKAGICDQEGKVLIPGQSDAYIKQKVNS
- a CDS encoding YqeG family HAD IIIA-type phosphatase, which encodes MDWNELLQPDLILEGSILQLTPDVLRQYQIKGLVLDVDETLVPIKAAEASPELQQWVAHTRTVAEMWLVSNNLSDTRIGGIARSLNLPYICGAVKPSRRKLRQALAAMELPVEQVAMVGDRLFTDVLAGNRLGMFTILVEPFVTPGEAVRSYPIRNFEVVLSQVMGISLPAKKQKLDN
- the proB gene encoding glutamate 5-kinase, with protein sequence MPQTLVVKIGTSSLTQPETGQLALSTIAMLAEVLTQLRRQGHKVVLVSSGAVGVGCARLGLVERPKAIALKQAVAAVGQGRLMRVYDDLFTTLQQPIAQVLLTRSDLMERSRYLNAYNTFQELLGLGVIPVVNENDTVAVEELKFGDNDTLSALVASLIEADWLFLLTDVDRLYSADPRFVPDAKPIMLVENIAQLTHLQVSDRGSQWGTGGMVTKVTAARIATAAGVRTAITEGRSPYNITRILQGEPLGTQFEPQPQPTNARKRWIAYGLIPAGKLYLDSGAITAISQGGKSLLAAGISTVEGEFDSQEAVQLCDQHGNEIARGIVNYSSNELKRIRGRHSKEISAILGYEGAETVVHRDNLVLI
- the mutS gene encoding DNA mismatch repair protein MutS: MLRNADYRKLDITKLSPMYQHFVQVKEQYPNTILLYRCGDFFETFFLDALTVSRELELVLTSKEGGKEIGRVPMTGVPHHALERYCAMLVEKGYAIAICDQVEDAEIAAAQHRQVRREVTRVLTPGTLLDDGMLQARRNNFLAAVVIAGNHWGLAYADISTGEFLTTQESNLEQLTQELMRLQPSEVLVPTNAPDLGSLLRPGETSEHLPACLPPAFCYALRSHTAFTQSEARQRLIQKFRVRSLEGLGCEHLPLAVRAAGGLLQYLEETQKENPIALQALRTYTISDYLILDHQSRRNLEITQTVRDGTFHGSLLWALDRTSTAMGGRALRRWFLQPLIDIKGIHARQDTIEELIEDSSLRQDLRSCLRQIYDLERLTGRAGSGSANARDLVALADSLARLPEIARIVETARSPYLRALQKVPAVLEELAAKLRNYLVESPPILLSEGGLIRPGVHSQLDERRTTVEADQQWIANLEVEERLKTEIPTLKVGYNKTFGYYISISRSKADQVPQHYIRKQTLTNEERYITPELKERESRILNARDDLNRLEYEVFAQLRSEVAEHAELIRNISRAVAAADVLCGLAEVAVYQGYCRPEMVEGREIHIVDGRHPVVEQSLPAGFFVPNSTFLGSSDDQSPDLIILTGPNASGKSCYLRQVGLIQLMAQVGSFVPASSARLGICDRIFTRVGAVDDLATGQSTFMVEMNETANILNHATRRSLVLLDEIGRGTATFDGLSIAWAVAEYLATEIQARTIFATHYHELNELASILTNVANYQVTVKELPDQIIFLHQVQPGGADKSYGIEAGRLAGLPTVVIQRAKQVMGQIEKHSKIAVGLREGIAVERPIIKAN
- the ruvX gene encoding Holliday junction resolvase RuvX produces the protein MENISRRRFISALGLDIGRKRIGVAGCDGTGLIASGLTTIERKSFDLDLAQLKSLVQERRVQVLVVGLPYSMDGSLGKQAQEIQKLASRYAQALQLPLEYIDERLTSFQAEQLLQAQNISPSRNKGLIDRKAAALILQQWLDERRT
- a CDS encoding GNAT family N-acetyltransferase, with protein sequence MTSMPPQNQSLVIRPVQYRDLEGIERLSAESFEAEQSSTAKNAMRSHFSPLRRWFGLLKCLSLFPNPLQYRFCIYVAEQYRQVQGMIQVAPFNRTRSTWKVQQVAVDAKARTQGIGSQLLRYCFEAIGEARTWLLEVNVNDKETLALYRQNGFQTLAQMTYWEIEPSLLQELAAREPDLPNLLPVSNADAQLLYQLDTASMPPLVRQVFDREIHDFKTSLLGALIEGLRQWRSKTEVVSGYVFEPQRKAAIGYFQLRMCRKNEKPHVATLTVHPAYTWLYPELLSQLARIVQDLPPQSLQLASADYQPEREEYLEQIGAKRVEHTLMMSRSVWHKIRESKFASLEGLQWPEVLQGLQPARKPVPGGMSWLPDTPLKLKMNSQAHFANQFNVSDATHATSSHEEDSLQHQLDDEVEK